In one Fusarium falciforme chromosome 5, complete sequence genomic region, the following are encoded:
- a CDS encoding Nitroreductase domain-containing protein, with translation MSPSITADQFLAAAKHRRTVYGLKDTSPVSDDRIEKIISEVLSFSPSSYNTQPGRITLVLGEKHKQLWDVVIETAEPILKGAGPGVWEAMGPRFQGFKNSYGSVLFWDSGEAIKSSQETHQAAAHMFPQFADHASGMAQILVWTALELEGFGANLQHMGAIPPVEAALKKFLEVPDDYSLKANLNFGELAQPHPEVPGKLPLSETLKIIK, from the exons ATGTCTCCCTCCATCACCGCCGATCAGTTCCTCGCTGCTGCCAAGCACCGACGAACCGTTTACGGGCTTAAGGACACTTCTCCTGTTTCCGACGACCGTATTGAGAAGATCATTTCTGAGgtcctctctttctctccctcctcctacAACACTCAGCCCGGTCGCAtcaccctcgtcctcggTGAGAAGCACAAGCAGCTTTGGGATGTAGTTATCGAGACCGCCGAGCCTATCCTCAAGGGGGCTGGCCCTGGTGTTTGGGAAGCCATGGGCCCCCGCTTCCAGGGTTTCAAGAACTCTTACGGTTCC GTCCTGTTCTGGGACAGCGGAGAGGCAATCAAGAGCTCCCAAGAGACCCACCAGGCCGCCGCCCACATGTTCCCCCAATTCGCCGACCACGCCAGCGGTATGGCCCAGATCCTCGTCTGGACCGCCCTCGAGCTCGAGGGCTTCGGCGCCAACCTTCAGCACATGGGTGCCATCCCCCCTGTCGAGGCTGCCCTCAAGAAGTTCCTCGAGGTTCCCGACGACTACAGCCTCAAGGCTAACCTGAACTTTGGCGAGCTGGCTCAGCCTCATCCCGAGGTTCCTGGGAAGTTGCCTCTTAGCGAGACTCTTAAGATTATCAAGTAA
- a CDS encoding NmrA domain-containing protein, with protein sequence MLVLIVGVSGHLGQQLASAALARGLHVRGLGRKPESLSPELLHKLESFVQSVSYYDIPAIEKAMIGVDAVISAYSSSPVLDLDANLLLLRAAERAQIKVFVVSSWNNDWTNIKFGDFENYDAHIAFEKHAALTSPIKPVYFFTGIFADLIYSPYGPGGFDLTEGKGKMFYWGNGNTVKYPWSVTEDIAAWTIEILINGKGVQEGKGGFFRFRSGENTVEEFAAIYEKATGTKVDVVNGGSLEDLEAELASDRERKGRAAWFEYLPKAAVLLGNKGSWDWEERENLDHVRAPTSLESWLKTQQK encoded by the coding sequence ATGCTCGTTCTAATTGTTGGAGTCTCGggccatcttggccagcAACTGGCTTCCGCTGCCCTGGCACGCGGTCTCCATGTCAGGGGTTTGGGCCGCAAGCCCGAGAGCCTCAGCCCTGAGCTGCTTCATAAACTCGAGTCCTTCGTCCAGAGCGTCTCCTACTACGACATTCCAGCTATCGAAAAGGCTATGATAGGTGTCGATGCCGTCATCTCTGCCTACTCGTCATCCCCCGTCCTCGACCTAGACgccaacctcctccttctgcGTGCCGCCGAGCGAGCTCAAATCAAGGTCTTCGTTGTTTCTTCATGGAATAATGACTGGACGAACATCAAATTCGGCGACTTTGAGAACTACGACGCCCATATCGCCTTCGAGAAACATGCCGCATTGACTAGTCCTATCAAGCCGGTGTATTTCTTCACCGGTATCTTCGCCGATCTTATCTACTCTCCGTACGGTCCCGGAGGCTTCGATTTGACGGAAGGCAAGGGGAAGATGTTCTATTGGGGCAACGGTAACACTGTGAAGTACCCTTGGTCCGTCACGGAGGACATCGCCGCATGGACCATCGAGATCTTGATAAACGGCAAGGGTGTccaggaagggaagggaggATTCTTCCGCTTCCGTTCTGGTGAGAATACAGTAGAGGAATTTGCAGCAATCTATGAGAAGGCTACTGGAACTAAGGTTGATGTCGTCAACGGAGGAAGTCTGGAAGATCTCGAAGCTGAGTTGGCAAGCGATCGCGAAAGAAAAGGCAGGGCTGCTTGGTTTGAATATTTACCAAAGGCTGCTGTTCTTTTGGGGAACAAAGGATCCTGGGATTGGgaggaaagagaaaactTGGATCATGTGAGGGCTCCTACTTCTTTGGAATCATGGCTGAAGACGCAGCAGAAGTAG
- a CDS encoding HET domain-containing protein: MAIIEDFPPFKLCALCKGIFPRADDPNVDDNIQGQIWTNDEGYHFTRTREEIERGAIEGCEFCTDIVQNDGAYKESSPDRQHETIGQEDDYERSTYGSDEESEQDSEVGSQSAEPDAGPDYIAMFSGLRAGCFPPMEERLEFRIKFHSEDKSLAIYDSNGLLIGHNPASKLTHAQATLAEFGPDQTFGAVRQWLGECVDNHPGCPGDAPRELPTRLIMVSPLGVDVSARFCETLGQTVQYCALSYCWGGDRVHKTTRERYAAYLQELPYEELPQTIRDAFQVARDGFLKRLSANDTGLFFLPIRVDKSTKGSVLMSKEGPYWAMIGAYPQPINDRAWTLQEAMLTPRLLIFTGMDFIWKCQAGFGPATAEHPRTANEIHIENLYGPPNESRWFPALVDCGYNFISTKQ, translated from the exons ATGGCCATAATCGAGGATTTTCCTCCTTTCAAGCTTTGCGCCCTATGCAAGGGAATCTTCCCCCGTGCTGACGACCCCAACGTCGATGATAACATCCAAGGCCAGATATGGACTAATGATGAGGGCTACCACTTCACTCGAACACGGGAAGAGATCGAGCGAGGAGCTATTGAGGGTTGTGAATTCTGTACAGATATCGTTCAGAATGATGGAGCGTACAAGGAGAGCTCTCCAGATCGCCAACACGAAACGATTGGCCAAGAGGATGACTATGAGAGAAGCACGTATGGGAGCGATGAGGAAAGCGAACAGGATAGTGAGGTGGGATCACAGTCTGCGGAACCTGATGCGGGCCCAGACTACATTGCCATGTTTTCAGGGCTACGAGCCGGTTGCTTCCCCCCGATGGAAGAGAGACTCGAATTCAGGATCAAGTTTCACTCTGAAGACAAAAGTCTAGCCATCTATGACTCCAATGGCCTGTTGATAGGCC ACAACCCGGCGTCCAAACTCACCCATGCTCAGGCAACACTCGCAGAGTTCGGACCAGATCAGACGTTTGGAGCCGTACGGCAGTGGCTTGGTGAATGCGTTGACAACCATCCAGGATGCCCCGGTGACGCCCCGAGAGAGCTACCAACGAGGCTCATCATGGTCTCACCACTGGGGGTCGACGTTTCGGCGCGCTTTTGCGAGACCCTCGGTCAAACAGTACAATATTGCGCTCTGAGCTATTGCTGGGGCGGTGACCGGGTTCACAAGACTACTCGCGAGAGGTATGCCGCATATCTTCAAGAGTTACCATACGAAGAGCTACCACAGACCATCCGAGACGCCTTCCAAGTGGCCCG AGACGGTTTTCTCAAGCGCCTGTCAGCAAACGATACGGGactcttctttctccccaTTCGCGTGGATAAGAGCACCAAGGGTTCCGTCCTAATGTCCAAGGAGGGACCTTACTGGGCCATGATTGGCGCATACCCACAGCCCATCAACGACCGAGCGTGGACGCTTCAAGAGGCGATGCTCACACCTCGACTTCTAATCTTTACCGGCATGGATTTCATCTGGAAATGCCAAGCTGGCTTTGGACCGGCAACGGCCGAGCACCCTAGAACCGCTAACGAGATTCACATTGAGAATCTGTATGGGCCTCCTAACGAGAGCCGGTGGTTTCCGGCACTGGTGGATTGCGGTTACAACTTCATTTCTACGAAGCAATGA
- a CDS encoding AA-permease domain-containing protein, producing MSKTQDSIPGSVTSRVSIEKIQDAPQCFETKPEIDGSHDYIQTGNTDGLQRSLTNRKVQLSAIGASIGTALFMSIGGVLIKAGPASLLLAFVTYNIFLAMLNNCIAEMVVYMPVSGGFIRMAGKWVDDALGFMVGWNFFLYQVVIIPFEITALSLVLSYWSDNIPVAAICGGCIVLYGLLNAFTVKVYGESEFWLSGGKVVLLFILLFFTFITMVGGNPQHDVYGFRYWKNPGAFAEFSSTGMLGQFEGFLAALWAASFTCVGPEFVSIVAAEAKHPRIYIKTAYKIVYLRILVFYIGSAIAVGILVPFNEPTMTAIFNGETGHSGSAAASPYIIAMGNLGIGVLPHIITALISTTIFAAGNSVTYYGIRSLYGLSIEGRAPKFLRKTTKQGVPIYCVAVVMVFPFLSFLQMSSGSAQVLTWLINLATGCTIVDYIVIAITYICFHRATVVQKFDRKSLPYRGWFQPYSAWLALVWEILIITFYGYKSFSPWDVGSFFTYYAMVILMPILFFGWKYVKGTKWLKPEEVDLVWDAPYITAYEEATPDRPVGFFRDCWQSLPFNKPKNKTEEAITC from the exons ATGTCCAAGACACAGGATTCCATCCCTGGCTCCGTTACCTCTCGGGTGTCAATCGAAAAAATCCAAGATGCACCTCAGTGCTTTGAGACTAAGCCAGAGATTGATGGAAGCCATGATTACATCCAGACCGGCAACACGGATGGTCTCCAGCGCAGTCTGACAAACCGAAAGGTCCAACTGTCTGCCATCGGTGCCTCCATCGGTACTGCTCTTTTCATGAGCATCGGTGGAGTCCTCATCAAAGCCGGTCCTGCGAGCCTGTTGCTGGCATTTGTTACCTACAACATATTTTTGGCTATGCTGAATAACTGCATTGCTGAGATGGTTGTTTATATGCCCGTCAGCGGTGGCTTTATTCGCATGGCTGGCAAGTGGGTTGATGATGCTCTTGGCTTTATGGTTGGATGGAATTTCTTCCTGTATCAGGTGGTTATCATCCCTTTTGAGATTActgccttgagcttggtgctGTCTTACTGGAGTGATAATATTCCTGTTGCGGCAATCTGCGGCGGCTGCATCGTGCTCTATGG TCTCCTCAACGCCTTCACGGTCAAAGTCTACGGCGAATCCGAATTCTGGCTCTCCGGCGGCAAagtcgtcctcctcttcatcctcctttTCTTCACCTTTATCACAATGGTCGGCGGGAACCCTCAACACGACGTATATGGTTTTCGCTACTGGAAGAACCCTGGCGCCTTTGCGGAGTTCTCGTCAACTGGTATGCTTGGCCAGTTTGAGGGCTTCTTGGCTGCTCTTTGGGCTGCATCGTTCACCTGTGTTGGACCTGAGTTTGTCTCGATTGTCGCGGCTGAGGCTAAACATCCTCGAATTTATATCAAGACGGCCTACAAGATTGTATACTTGCGTATCTTGGTCTTTTACATCGGTTCAGCTATTGCTGTTGGTATTCTCGTTCCCTTCAACGAGCCTACCATGACGGCCATCTTCAATGGCGAGACTGGGCATAGTGGCAGTGCGGCCGCTTCTCCATACATCATTGCTATGGGTAACCTAGGCATTGGTGTTTTGCCTCACATTATTACGGCACTCATCTCAACCACCATCTTTGCCGCGGGCAATAGTGTCACTTACTACGGCATCCGATCTCTCTACGGACTATCCATCGAGGGCCGCGCGCCCAAGTTCCTCCGAAAGACCACCAAGCAGGGCGTTCCCATCTACTGTGTCGCCGTAGTCATGGTGTTccccttcttgtccttcctcCAGATGTCCAGCGGTTCCGCCCAGGTCCTAACTTGGCTCATCAATTTGGCTACGGGATGCACCATTGTCGACTacatcgtcatcgccatcacctACATCTGCTTCCACCGTGCCACCGTCGTGCAAAAGTTTGACCGCAAGAGCCTTCCCTACCGTGGTTGGTTCCAGCCGTACTCTGCTTGGCTGGCGCTGGTCTGGGAGATTCTTATCATCACCTTTTACGGATACAAGAGTTTCTCTCCCTGGGACGTCGGTTCCTTCTTTACCTACTATGCCATGGTTATCCTGATGCCAATTCTATTCTTTGGATGGAAGTACGTCAAGGGCACCAAGTGGCTCAAGCCAGAGGAGGTCGATCTTGTTTGGGATGCTCCCTATATCACCGCTTACGAAGAGGCCACCCCTGATCGTCCCGTCGGATTCTTTAGGGACTGTTGGCAATCTCTTCCgtttaataagcctaagaaCAAGACCGAGGAGGCGATCACTTGTTAG